GAGTCCTCCGGCGAGCACTCGAGGCTTCTGCCCAAGCAGCACGAAGGGCCGCAGATCGACGTGGCGCGCCGCCAACGCCGGTTTGCCGTCGGTGGAAGATCCGAACAGGGTCGGATGCACCGAAAGCGGGAAGACCGGCTGCGCGATGAAGCCGGCGGGCGCCGCCTCGATGCGTTTGCGCGCCTCTGCCAGCTCCGCGTCCGTCGCGCGCGGGCCAATCACCACGCCGTAGCCGCCCGAGGCGCCAGTGGGTTTGACCACGTAGCGGTCGAGGTCGCGCAGCACGCGCTGCCTTACGTCCGGATCGCGCAACAAGTGCGTCTCGACGATCGGCAGCAGCGGTTCCTCGCCGAGGTAGTAGCGGATGATCTCCGGGGTGTAGGCGAACACGCCCTTATCGTCGGCGACGCCGGTGCCAATCGCGTTGGCCAGCGTCGCATTGCCTGCGCGCAGCACGGCGGTCAAGCCCGCAACGCCGAGCAGCGAATCGGGACGAAAAACCACGGGGTCGAGGAAGTCGTCGTCGATGCGGCGGTAGAGGACGTCGATCCGGCGAAGCCCGTGCACCGTCTTCATGAAGAGTTTGTGGTCCACGCACACCAGGTCGCGCCCTTCAACCAGCTCGATTCCCATCTGCTGCGAGAGGAACACGTGTTCGAAGAACGCCGAATTGAACGGCCCCGGCGTCAGCAGCGCGACGGTTGGGTCGCTGATGCCGGCCGGTGCAAGCTCGCGCAGGCATGCGAGCAGATACGCCGGATAGTTCTCGACGCTGCGCACTCGCAGGGCTCGAATCAGCTCGGGCATCAGGCGCGTCATGATGCGCCGGTTCTCGATCACGTAGGAAACGCCGGACGGCGTGCGCACATTGTCCTCGAGCACATGAAAGCGCCCGTCGGCGCCGCGCACCAAGTCGATTCCCGCAACCGTGACGTAAACCCCGCAGGGCGACATGATGCCGACGGCGGCATGGCGGAACTGCGGCGACCCGATGATCAGATCGCGCGGAATCACGCCGTCCTTGATAATTTGCGCCTCGCAATAGATATCGGCGACGAACGCGTTGAGCGCCCGCGTGCGTTGAATCAGTCCGGCTTCGAGTCCGGCCCAGACCTCAGCCGAGATAATGCGCGGGATCGGATCGAAGGGGAAAATTCGTTCTCCGCCTTCATGATCGCCGTAAACATTGAAGGTCACGCCCATCGTCTGGAACATCCGATGCGCGCGCTCTCCGAGTTCGGCGAGCCGGCGGGATTCCATCGCCAGCAGGTATGCGATGACCCGCGCGCACTCCGGCCGCGGGCGCCCCTCGGCGTCGAACATTTCGTTGATCGGCACGGGCGTGCTGGCCTGTGCCTGCCAACCGGGCACCGCAATGCCCGCCTGCTGTGCATCCATCGCGTCCACCTCGCGCGAGCGCCGATGCTTTCGTGCGGCTCGCACAAAGCGTGGCGCCTCAAGAGCAAGCGGCGTGCCCTCCCGCGCCGATATTTACGCCTGGGGAATTGCTATGACAGGCGCGCGCGCCGCAGTTGCGAGATCGCGCGCGTCAAGCGCGGGACCACGTCGGCGGAGCCGCCGCGCAAGCTCAGATCGCAAAGCCGAGTGATCTCGGATTCGTAGAGATTCACTTCGATCAAACGGCCGCCGCGCTCCTTGACCTCGAGCGCAAAGCCGGCCGCCGGATAAACCGTCGCCGAGGTCCCGCCCAGGATCACCAGGTCGGCGCGCGCCGAATGCTCGGCGCATTGGCGCAGTGCGTCGGCCGGGATGGGTTCGCCGAACGCGACCGTGTCGGCCTTCAGCATTCCACTGCACGTCGGACATGGCGGCGGCAGCACCTTGAGGCTGATCTCTTCGGCCTTGAAGCGCGCACCGCACTCGAGGCATCGGATGAGCTTCCAGTTGCCGTGAATCTCGGACAGCGCCTTGTGCCCGGCCTGGCGATGGAGGTCGTCGACGTTTTGCGTGATGAGAAAGCGCAGCACACCCATCTGCTCGAGCTCGACGAAGGCGTAGTGTCCGGGGTTGGGCTTGGCGATCTTGAGCGGCGCAAACAGTTCGTCGTCCTGCCGCCTGATCCGATCCTCCCATCCCTTCTTCGGATCGGCGAGGAAAATCTGGTAGCCGTTCATCGGCGGCTCGCCGTACTTGGTCCAGAGTCCCCCCGGACCGCGAAACGGCGGGATGCCGCTCTCGACCGACATTCCCGCGCCGGTAAGCGCGATCGCATACGTCGCGGCCAGCAGCATTTCGGCCGCCTGCCTTATCTGTTCGTCGGTTGCGTGTTCGGCGTCTTTCGCCATCGAACCAGCGTAACTCCCGAGCGCCGCGCGCGGCGACGCACGCTTAAATCCGAGCCTAGCACAATCGCATCGCGAGCCCTCAAGCGAATTCCGACGCGTCCTCGGCGTCGGGGCGGTTTGACGATACGCGGGCGCGCGCGCTAGGGAGAGGCGATGGACGCTTCGGCGCCGCTCAGGGTGATAGAGGTCGCCGGCGATCACGCGCGCATGGAGCAGGCGTGGGCGCTCCGCCGGCGCGTCTTTATCGAAGAGCAGCACGTGCCCGAGGAGATCGAGCTCGACGCCGACGACGCGCGGGCGATCCACGCGCTCGCGCTCGAGGGCGAGCGGCCGGTCGGCTGCGGCCGGATGCTGGAGCGTGACGGCTACGTCAAGATCGGGCGGATGGCGGTGCTGGCCGCGCGTCGCCGCGCCGGAGTCGGCCGCCGGCTGCTCGCGTTCCTGGTCGAGCGCGCGCGCCGGCGCGGCTTCAAGCGCGCCGTGCTCGACGCCCAACTTCACGCCGAAGGCTTCTACCTCAAGCAGGGCTTCACGCCCGTCGGCGAAGTGTTCGAAGAAGCCGGCATCATGCATCGCAGGATGGAACGGGTGCTGTAAGCGCCGGTACGCGGTAAAGTCGCGAGAGTTCGCCAAAGTCGCGAAAATCTGCGAAATCGCGAAACCTGGCAAATTCGCGAAAGCCCGACAAATCTCGATCAACCCGAGCGTAACTTATGCCGCGGCGCGGCCTATTACTTGTATCGGGGGTGATGATGGCAAATGACGATCATGGGACGGCGGGCACTCGAAGCCGAAGATGAAACCCAAGGGCATGAAGACAAATGAGTAGCGCGATGGCATCCGCTCCAGCTCGCCAGGATCTTTCGATGCATCAGGCGGCGCCCGACGCCCGATTCAGAGGACGGCGAATCCAGCCGCTCACAATCCGTCTCAATCACTGGACGAACGTGCTGTTTATCGCGCTGATGGCCGGTAGCGGACTCGAAATCTTCGCCGCCTATCCCTCGCTGGGGCCGCAGGGCGGGCAATACGGATGGTATCCGCTGCAAGGAGTGGCGCCGCCGCATTGGCTACGGATCGGCAGATGGCTCGCGGGCGGACGGCATTGGCACTTCGCAATCGCCTGGTTCATGGTGCTGAACGGGCTCATCTACCTCGCCTACTTTTTCGGACGCGGCGAATGGCGCCGGCGGCTCTTCATTCCGGCGCGCGACGCGCGCAACGCGATCCGGATGCTCGGTTACTATCTGCGGGTGCTCAAGACACCGCCGCCGCCCGACTTTTACAACGGACTGCAGCGCCTCGCCTACAGCTCGATCGTCGTAATCATAACTCTGCAAGTGCTCTCGGGACTGGCGCTCTACAAGCCGGTCCAGCTTCACTGGCTATTGGCGCTGTTCGGCGGTTATGACGCGGCTCGCGTCGTCCATCTGCTCGGCCTGGTGCTGATCGCGACGTTCGTAGCGACCCATATC
This genomic interval from Candidatus Binataceae bacterium contains the following:
- a CDS encoding circularly permuted type 2 ATP-grasp protein; the encoded protein is MDAQQAGIAVPGWQAQASTPVPINEMFDAEGRPRPECARVIAYLLAMESRRLAELGERAHRMFQTMGVTFNVYGDHEGGERIFPFDPIPRIISAEVWAGLEAGLIQRTRALNAFVADIYCEAQIIKDGVIPRDLIIGSPQFRHAAVGIMSPCGVYVTVAGIDLVRGADGRFHVLEDNVRTPSGVSYVIENRRIMTRLMPELIRALRVRSVENYPAYLLACLRELAPAGISDPTVALLTPGPFNSAFFEHVFLSQQMGIELVEGRDLVCVDHKLFMKTVHGLRRIDVLYRRIDDDFLDPVVFRPDSLLGVAGLTAVLRAGNATLANAIGTGVADDKGVFAYTPEIIRYYLGEEPLLPIVETHLLRDPDVRQRVLRDLDRYVVKPTGASGGYGVVIGPRATDAELAEARKRIEAAPAGFIAQPVFPLSVHPTLFGSSTDGKPALAARHVDLRPFVLLGQKPRVLAGGLTRVALREGSLIVNSSQGGGSKDTWVLEE
- a CDS encoding Sir2 family NAD-dependent protein deacetylase, whose amino-acid sequence is MAKDAEHATDEQIRQAAEMLLAATYAIALTGAGMSVESGIPPFRGPGGLWTKYGEPPMNGYQIFLADPKKGWEDRIRRQDDELFAPLKIAKPNPGHYAFVELEQMGVLRFLITQNVDDLHRQAGHKALSEIHGNWKLIRCLECGARFKAEEISLKVLPPPCPTCSGMLKADTVAFGEPIPADALRQCAEHSARADLVILGGTSATVYPAAGFALEVKERGGRLIEVNLYESEITRLCDLSLRGGSADVVPRLTRAISQLRRARLS
- a CDS encoding GNAT family N-acetyltransferase; translation: MDASAPLRVIEVAGDHARMEQAWALRRRVFIEEQHVPEEIELDADDARAIHALALEGERPVGCGRMLERDGYVKIGRMAVLAARRRAGVGRRLLAFLVERARRRGFKRAVLDAQLHAEGFYLKQGFTPVGEVFEEAGIMHRRMERVL
- a CDS encoding cytochrome b/b6 domain-containing protein; translation: MASAPARQDLSMHQAAPDARFRGRRIQPLTIRLNHWTNVLFIALMAGSGLEIFAAYPSLGPQGGQYGWYPLQGVAPPHWLRIGRWLAGGRHWHFAIAWFMVLNGLIYLAYFFGRGEWRRRLFIPARDARNAIRMLGYYLRVLKTPPPPDFYNGLQRLAYSSIVVIITLQVLSGLALYKPVQLHWLLALFGGYDAARVVHLLGLVLIATFVATHIVLVSLHPRALFAMITGGKRG